The following coding sequences lie in one Labrus bergylta chromosome 13, fLabBer1.1, whole genome shotgun sequence genomic window:
- the LOC109986919 gene encoding neurexophilin-2, producing the protein MRAVQTFLFLFVLHQVTCRKAQGGASELIEWGDSDNVQKISPTGASPRILNPLRLFAKGSPGFKSNMREITYLQNMEDFWDWLSNQTDVQGAQARTKRRPIVKTGKFKKMFGWGDFHSNIKTVKLNLLITGKIVDHGNGTFSVYFRHNSTGLGNVSVSLVPPSKVVEFEIAQQSTLETKDTKSFNCRIEYEKTDRNKKTALCRFDSSNVCYEEQTQSHVSWLCSKPFKVICIYIAFYSVDYKLVQKVCPDYNYHSDTPYSSTG; encoded by the exons ATGAGAGCTGTGCAAACATTCCTGTTTCTTTTCGTCCTGCACCAG GTCACATGCAGGAAAGCACAGGGAGGAGCCTCAGAGCTTATTGAGTGGGGAGACAGCGATAATGTGCAGAAGATTTCTCCCACAGGGGCCAGTCCACGAATCCTCAATCCTCTGCGTTTGTTTGCCAAGGGCTCCCCTGGGTTCAAAAGCAACATGAGGGAAATCACATATTTACAGAACATGGAGGACTTCTGGGACTGGTTATCTAACCAGACAGATGTTCAGGGTGCACAGGCTAGAACTAAACGCAGGCCCATCGTCAAGACCGGCAAGTTCAAAAAGATGTTTGGGTGGGGGGATTTCCACTCAAACATCAAGACTGTAAAACTCAACCTGCTGATTACAGGGAAGATCGTGGACCATGGGAATGGGACTTTTAGCGTTTACTTTCGCCACAACTCCACTGGCTTGGGGAATGTGTCAGTCAGCCTGGTGCCGCCATCAAAGGTTGTGGAGTTTGAGATTGCCCAGCAGTCCACGctggagacaaaagacaccAAATCATTCAACTGTCGCATTGAGTATGAGAAGACGGACCGCAATAAGAAGACTGCCCTGTGCCGCTTtgactcatccaacgtgtgctATGAGGAGCAGACACAGAGCCATGTGTCCTGGTTGTGCTCAAAACCCTTCAAAGTCATATGCATCTATATAGCCTTTTACAGTGTAGACTATAAATTGGTGCAGAAGGTATGCCCTGACTACAACTACCATAGTGACACACCTTACTCCTCCACAGGATGA